A single window of Gossypium hirsutum isolate 1008001.06 chromosome A10, Gossypium_hirsutum_v2.1, whole genome shotgun sequence DNA harbors:
- the LOC107897870 gene encoding CBL-interacting serine/threonine-protein kinase 7: protein MPSVAPLPPPPPSSPPPPPPQIPTLSRTKTPTSILLGKYELGRLLGRGSFAKVHEATSLEDNNSVVAIKIIDKTKTVDAAMEPRIIREVSAMRRLQHHPNILKIHEVMASKTKIYLVMELASGGELFSKVLRRGRLTESAARRYFSQLVSALHFCHLNGVAHRDVKPQNLLLDQSGNLKVSDFGLSALPEQLNDVGLLHTACGTPAYTAPEVVRRKGYKGSKADAWSCGVILFVLLAGYLPFDDGNLMTMYKKIQRREFQFPSWISKQAKAIIWQLLDPNPDTRMSIAKLMETSWFKRTSKAFPSSNSQQESLLHDRKLKHDMVCNGVNAFDIIALSSGLDLSGLLEGGDNKRKERRYTTSMELNGVMQRVREVGERLGYRVERGKRGLMGLGKGRVVVVVEVVEVAEVFVLVEIKVMDGGAEFEEGQWVDLEAGLGDVFVSWDNGALG from the coding sequence ATGCCGTCAGTGGCTCCACTTCCACCACCACCACCGTCGTCTCCGCCGCCGCCACCACCACAGATACCGACACTCAGCCGTACTAAAACACCAACAAGTATACTTTTAGGTAAGTATGAATTGGGTCGGTTGTTAGGCCGTGGAAGCTTTGCAAAAGTTCACGAGGCAACTTCTCTTGAGGACAATAACAGCGTTGTGGCGATCAAGATCATAGACAAAACGAAAACAGTAGATGCCGCCATGGAACCGAGGATAATCCGGGAAGTTTCAGCTATGCGCCGCCTACAACATCACCCGAACATTCTTAAAATCCACGAGGTGATGGCCTCAAAGACCAAGATCTACCTCGTCATGGAACTAGCCTCCGGTGGTGAACTCTTCTCCAAAGTGTTACGCCGTGGCCGATTAACTGAATCCGCCGCACGTAGGTACTTCTCCCAACTCGTCTCCGCTCTCCACTTCTGCCACCTAAACGGTGTCGCCCACCGTGATGTGAAGCCTCAAAATCTGTTGTTAGATCAAAGTGGAAATCTTAAAGTTTCGGACTTTGGTCTCTCGGCTCTACCAGAACAGCTAAACGACGTCGGTCTTCTGCATACAGCTTGCGGAACGCCGGCTTATACGGCTCCTGAGGTTGTCCGGAGAAAAGGGTATAAGGGTTCCAAGGCGGATGCTTGGTCTTGTGGTGTCATTTTATTTGTTCTGTTGGCAGGTTATTTACCATTTGATGATGGTAACTTGATGACTATGTACAAAAAGATTCAACGAAGGGAGTTCCAATTTCCATCTTGGATATCAAAGCAAGCAAAAGCTATAATATGGCAGCTTTTAGACCCGAACCCCGACACAAGAATGAGCATAGCCAAGTTAATGGAAACTTCATGGTTTAAGAGAACTTCAAAGGCGTTTCCATCATCAAACAGCCAACAAGAAAGTTTGTTACATGACAGGAAGTTGAAACATGATATGGTTTGTAATGGAGTTAATGCTTTTGATATAATAGCATTGTCTTCAGGGTTGGATTTGTCAGGGCTTTTAGAAGGAGGGGATAATAAGAGGAAGGAAAGGAGGTATACAACTTCAATGGAGCTGAATGGGGTAATGCAGAGGGTTAGGGAGGTAGGGGAGAGATTGGGGTACAGAGTGGAGAGAGGGAAAAGAGGGCTTATGGGGTTAGGGAAAGGGAGGGTGGTAGTGGTGGTGGAGGTGGTAGAGGTGGCAGAGGTGTTTGTATTGGTGGAGATTAAGGTGATGGATGGTGGGGCAGAGTTTGAGGAAGGGCAGTGGGTGGATCTGGAAGCCGGCCTTGGAGACGTTTTTGTTTCTTGGGATAATGGTGCTTTAGGGTGA